From the Scomber japonicus isolate fScoJap1 chromosome 8, fScoJap1.pri, whole genome shotgun sequence genome, the window AATCAAACAATAATTTCAGTAAGATTTAAAGTAAAATGCCAAAGCTTCTCCATTGTGagaatttgaagcttttctgtcaTACACTATAGTAAACCGAGTACATTTGGATGTTAGGATGGATTTGGATGGTTGatctgacaaaaaaagacatctgaGCTGAGTTGCCTTGAACTTTAAGAAAGTATAACAgctatattttctttttctgaccTTTTATGGACAAAATTAAGATTGTGGAAAAAGTCCTGGACTGATTTCATTTGCTGTCCTTGGTGTtttgatagatagattatatttgacaatttatttgaaaaaaaacaccaatgcTGGCAGGGCATTGAGTGTTAACATATAGGTGAAGTCAGGATGACACAATAAAGCCCTAATACGAGCAGCACCTGTTCACTCTTGCCTTGAAGAAAGTATGATTTGACACCTCTTTACTTAAAGGAGGCAGCCTTTTCCATGGCACCAACATAGAGGGCATTTCAATGGTTTTCCAGATCTTTGTCTTGAATCTACAAAGATTTAATCAAGTTTGTTTGTTACACTGACTCTGCTATTATAAATTTAACTTTTAACAgcattcatttcttttaattgCCTCATTGTTTCTGTATTTCGATTCATGTCAAGTGGCTGCTgtaactctatctatctatctagtggTTAAGAGCAGGTTCAGTGAAGTCTGTGGTCAAAGGAGGCAGACATCTAGAAGTTAGACATTGGCCTGTCCCTGTTAACGTCTGATCACGAGGCTCAAACACAACAAGAGTCAAGAAGTTACAACTTCAGAAATAACAAAGCAGCTGGATGTCAGTTTAACTTCATTATAACAATCATCCTTAGCAGTGCTGGTAACTGAGCCCGCCGAGACAGACTCTTCCTTCTCGTGTTGTTAATGTTTGGGCAGTAACTGACAGTCCAGCTCGCTGTGCTGCTACAGGCTAACCCCTCTCTAAAGCTACTTACCATTCAGTTTGGAGAGCTACAAAGGGCGCCAGCCGCCGGGGGAGAGGCTCACGCGGGACTGAGACGCTCTGTTACCGTTCAAAAGTAACAACAAACCTCCAGTTGACCAGTTTACTAAACGAGGAGCGAATGGCCGCTTTGAATCCGAAACTAACCGAGCATAAGTCGCTACCTGACAATCTTCAGGTCTCTATACATGCCGCGCGCGTCTCCTGCAGCTGACAAGCCAACAAACGAGCCACAGTCGTTGTGGCACGAGGCGGGTTGGGCCGAGGGAGAGTGACGTAGcgggcgggggtggggggggggggggggggggggggttgttttgggAAAAGTCCTCGCTGCGGAGTGAACCTCTGATGACCTCTAGCGACACAAACCACAATCTCACCTCCAACATGTCAGCGTTCAACCTcagctgcttttttcttttttctctctctttttttaaattttttttttttttaaacatttctgccGGGAAACTGAAGTATgaagtatttttcaaaaatacagCTTGTTTTCATTGCCTTACTGTTTTTAATCCTTAACTGTGATGCCATATTGATTTAGTTCTTTAGCAAAGTGTCCAAAGTTTTTGCTTGGAGTCCATTTCTTGTGATGAATAGGCTATGGAGTTTTCCCAGCAACAAAATTAACtgtaaaagatttaaaaaaaacaacaactcttcATTTCACAGTGTAAAAGAACATCTCTTCTTCTGAGATGAAATGTCTTAACAGTTTTTCTCATTATAACATTTTGTACATCTACCCAAATCTTTTTACATCTACTCAAAATCAACCTCAGTTTGTGTTACACATGTGAGTAATAGAACAGCTGTCATCGACACGCGCCTGTATGATGAGTAATAGCACTGCTGTACTTTCTATTTCAACGTGGATGTTTCCAATCCTTCATTATGATTGGCCGAGCCGTGTTCGTAAACACACCTGTGGGCGTATTATCAATGCGCCAATTAGTTACTTATACAAACAGTTTATAATGTCAGATTGTGTTGTGAATTTAGATTTACTGGATGGACCAAGCGTGGATGAATGGTGGAGAGAGTTGgacaagagagaggaagaagatagaaaatatataaataaataaaagaaacactgaaattaatgaaagagaaaagcagaaaatattcacatttaagaagctccAATTAAataatgttgggtttttttctttacagatGAAAATACAAAGCTAAGGCTAAAAAACCTAGAGCAATTGTGGTTTGTGTGCACGTTTTTGGTTtctcataggctacttttgggtaCAAATGTCCAATTTAAGACCAGTTAATTGAGGTTAGGAttaggcaagtagtggtgaTGGTTAGGTTGAGGGTAAGCATCCAGTAAATGAATTGAtgagtctatgtaatgtccccaaaagtgaccatgattTGATGTGTGTGAGTTAATAAttatcaactttatttatacagcacatttcatacataaagtgtaactcaaagtgctttaaaggagaaaataaaatcaaagataCAGGTATTAAAATGTAGGGGGCAATTAAAAGATATGGTGATGAGCGTTAGGAGGCTGCTGACATTAATCTGACAGAGTTTGTGTCCCATTGGGTGAGGTTGCAGAGTCAGCACTGCATTTTTCATACCTCAACTAAAGGGGGTCTATGAGCCTACAAACCTCCCACTGTAGCTGGGATAGAATAAATCTTTCAAAGCACTTAATCACCAAAGATGTTAAGGCTTCAGGGCAAGGATGTTATTTAGATTGTGAATCCCTGTATCATGGTGACCTGAAACACCTGTTATGTAATCCAGAGGATGATAGTGCAGAGACACTGCCCACATTGCTATTGGACAGAAGCACATACGAAGCTTGTCTTGATTggccacacacaaaaaatggaGGCCCAACATATTTCACATGGTGCGAGGGCCACAAACAACACAGACCTTTGCAGCAGAGATTTGGACTTGTCATAGCAGGCagagcacaggtgttactaatatcATTAACAATGGCACTGTTGTATTCAGTTGTCACAGTaagtcatgacagtgtgacagtgtaaCAGTGAGCAATAGTACCAGCACAACACCTGGACCTGAAAGTGAAGCAGCTAAAAAGAATTCAGCCAtagttgttttcattatttacacctgtgcttttacTACTgtgacatataaaaatattctcTGTGAAAAAGACCAAAAATACCTTTTCAAGGGGAGTAATCGCTGACAAATATGAATGCATGACTATGACCCCACGACCATAAGACATACTTGCTCTTTTTCCTTAAGAGATGTCGACCTGTGTTAAAGAGAGCAGCGGCAATCGGAGAAAACTAATTTTATAAGTTTATGATTATTTCATAAGTGATTGAATATGTGCTAATGGATTATTAGGAttcagaaaatatttaattacattctCTGCATTAGATGTTCGTTTGTAAGCTGGTCAGGAGGTCTGAAGAAGGTTTTAGCGCCAAAATCTATGCGCCATTTGTTTCTACAATGGTGAAAGAGTTCACTATACCCTTCTTATACCTTCCAAAATGAACGTTATTCTCCCAATTTATGTCATTTTCGCTGGTGGGCCAGCAGTAGCAACTAACCTTTCCCCTCTATTACCAAAGCATCCACTGTAGGCCATTATAATTAGATTATAATAGTCATTACAACCACTCATTCTTCCAGGTAGGCTCTGGATTTCAATGTAATCTGGGATTTGGTGGCTCAGTGCTGAGTGGTGCAGAAACCCAGAAACTAGCCTGCTGTTATCTTCCATACAATATCATATTCTAGCTAGTGTGCCAGACCTGACAGTCTATAAGTGTGAAAACGATATATAAAGTGGGTAGTTATGTAATGTTACTGCAATGGTTAGCCACaacagtgtgtgttagtgtgtgccTCAAGGATTGCTGTCTTTGAAGTGAGAGAGCATTGCCGCTcatgaaatgtgttattttcaaGAAACCAGAAAGTCTCATGGTTAAAATCTTCTTCAGACTCTTCAGGAAAATCTTTCAACCACTGTGGGAAAAGTTTGAAGCACCTTTGAACAAGGCATTGTCCAGTCTGCTTGAATGTATGAGATCAAATCCTCTTTGCAGCTTTAACTGCCAAATAAAAAGAAGATAGAATTGTGAAAACATGACAGAAACATGGtgtaaacaaaatgaaaatagttTTGTACAGTCAACAATATGGTTCTTATTCTATTATATAAATACCTCGCCTGAATTCTGTCAgtcacacacgcaaacacacccTCCTCGTGGATGCTCGTGTCATGTGGTAAGCTCATCTCGTCAATCACCCCTTATTAATTGAGGATTACATTTATTCTCTATCCTGATAGGCACGCACTGCACGCTCTTCTCACAAAACTACAGGTTCTGTCAGTCGGCACTGTCAAAGGTAGCAAGGCAGGCTGATAGCTAGCTGTGTGCCACCAGCTGGAGTCAGAGGAGTTTCACCTTTTTGAATGTCATAAATCCATGGAGGCCTACTGTTCATCTGGCTGCTAACACGGGACAACAGGATTTGTGTGAAGAATACATTACAGCTTTGTCAGTCCAGTTTCATGAAGGTAAGACTATATTTTAACTTCTGTATGGCTGAATTTTGGTTAGAAGGAGGTGATAAACCATGTTTTCCTAAGAAAATGTGCTTCTTAGAAAGCATGGCTTGTATTGATCAGAGCTTTTGCCATTTTGCACTTGTATATTTGTTATGAGCCAcagtttggtttggtttcagTCTAAATATGGAGGCTTCACTTCACATATTATATGCCTTTAAAATGCCAAAACCTACTACTACCTACGACTACAAACACCTGACgagattttattttacatagtTTCCAAATGTTTCTATGATTTTAAGCTTTATTTTTACATTCcagtacaaataaatatattagtGTGCTCAGAGTTAGGTAAAGTACGTCTTTACACATCTTGTGGACAACTTTAATTAGGATATTAGTTTTCACTTTATGGTTTAAACTATTATGCTGTAACTCgaaatcttttttaaatctttctttCCAAAGATGTTTCCTTGGTCCGCCGTGTTCACCCTTGAGCCCAAAGTGCCTGGCCACCGCACCCCCGAGGAGTTAGTCACCAATACTCTGATGCTGGAGCTGGGGGCCATGGTGAAGCGCACCGAACGCATCCGTCTGGAGCGGGCGACAGAgggccgccgccgccgccgcagCTCATCCTCCGCGGCTGATTACAGCTGGCTGGCCAACGCACCGACCACACAGCCCTATCAGCTGACCCCCAATGACCTCCTGGAGCTGCAGGATCTCTGTGCCAAGGTCCCTCCTGCACAGTGCGGCCCTGTGATCgtcaggtgagagagagagaaaaaaaagtcagcaagAAAGACTGAGACTGAATGTAGATTCAAGGTGGTAGCAAGAAAGAAGTATACCGGTGCAGAGACATGCAGTAAGATGTATGGACAAAGATtcacagaaagagacaaagcATGCAGAAACAGAATGAACAAAAAGTTAGGAGAATAGCACAGAGTTAAGTACTTACTAAACTAAAATATAtggtaatataaaaaatatattgtacaaATACCAGTAAATTCTGCATGTCCTGCATGATGAATACTTTTATGTTTAGTACTTTAAGTGCATATTGCTAATAATCCTATTGTACAAATAAACTATTTAATGTAGGAAGTATTACTTTATGAAGAAATTATTATACTGTGATATAGGtcattttactcaagtaaaggaTCTGATTACTTTAACCACTGAGATACAATTTCAGTATTTCAATCTAATCCCTGTCATTTGTGAGATATCATAAATGTGTCCTCTTAAGAGAATTTAGTAAGAGTAAGAATGAAGATTTGAGACCACCATCTTATTTGTCAAGTTGATGCCAATGATTACCCATGATCATAGACCTATTAAGTTCTGCTCAGAACGTGTTTACCTACATGTGCAtaacagaggtcagaggtcacgaCTGTGGTTCCTCAGCAGCACCAGCAATGTTCAACCTCTAACTTCTGCAGGCATgcttaaaaaaagatgtttctCTGTCTACAATTATTTAATGTTGCCTCATCCACCGTCCAGCATACTTAGGTATAATCACTGTTTGTATTGTAACAGGGGCGTAGCTAGGAATTACAGACCCCAAGATGCAATAGCACATTTATTGTTGTGGTTACATCTGTCTCTGTATTCCTTTCTGCTCTGATgaccttgtttgttttttgtcttatatatatattccagATCACACAGTACCTAATCATCACAATTATTCCGTCCAATGCAGGTTTAGGCGCATGGTATCACAGATGGAGCCTGAGGTTCATGAGGTGCCCAGAGTGTTTCGCACAGTGCTGCACGACTGTGTGGACGAGGTTACTGGAAATGATGAGATGCAGCCGGACGACGTGGTAGAAAAGCAGCAGCGGAGCAAGAGCCTCTCCTTCATTACTTTCCGCTCCAAGTTCCGTTCAGGCCAGTTATTCAAGGGCAGCAACCTGAGTGGCTCCAGAGGGAACCTGCAGCAGAATCTGGATTGGTCCGACGAGGAGGGCGATGacggagaaagggaggaagaagtaattCAGGCCAGGGCGAGGAAGGGAAGGAGCAGGAGCATGCCAGACATCTCCCCTATGGAGCAAAGTTCCCAGCggtgagaggagggaggaaaggagagagaggggggagagaagaTGCAGACTGGATggtgggagggaaggggggCTCCTGTAGAGGAGGTCTGGTGGGGGGCATGAGGAATAGGGGAGGGTGAGGGTCACAAAATAGAGAGGGGCAGTATATTGTAAATATGGGAAGGAGACACAAAACGGTTGATGttgaggaaagagggaagataGCATTCAAGGAAAAACAGGATAGATTTTCCTGTTTCCTGATCATTTGGCCTctttaaaaaggaagagaaaagctGACAGCAAGggctcaaaaatgttttttcacttACAGAATACCAGTCAAATTGCTAATGAACTTTAAGTCTTTAGTCCATCCCAGAAGCagcattgttttggttttaagaTGTCTGGATCAGAACTTGTAGTATTTTTTTTGTGCTGAACATGGATGTTTGAAGAGAATTGAGTACACAAGAAGGAAGCCAATTTGACTGTTAACTGTGTAATTGCATCTTGTGATGCTATTATGCCCAAATAGACTTTTTTACATAGCCTCACATTGTGAAAAAGATGTCTGTAATCAGCAGTTACATTTTTTGGAGCATCACAACCTCTACAAAATGACTAGTGTCACTACCAACATTTGATCcattcagtctgaacacatTTCTAAAGTCTAGAAGAGCAGAACAAATTATTTTATCCATTCAAGTTAGCTGTCTCAGCCAGCAGAAGCCTCTAGTGAACAAGGACACATTAGAGCATTCACAG encodes:
- the zgc:162144 gene encoding RD3 domain-containing protein, producing MFPWSAVFTLEPKVPGHRTPEELVTNTLMLELGAMVKRTERIRLERATEGRRRRRSSSSAADYSWLANAPTTQPYQLTPNDLLELQDLCAKVPPAQCGPVIVRFRRMVSQMEPEVHEVPRVFRTVLHDCVDEVTGNDEMQPDDVVEKQQRSKSLSFITFRSKFRSGQLFKGSNLSGSRGNLQQNLDWSDEEGDDGEREEEVIQARARKGRSRSMPDISPMEQSSQR